CTGTTGTGCCATGGTCCAGGTTTGGCGTCCTGGTCGTTGGTTCCTTCAGAAGCTCCTTTTTGGGGAACTGCCCTGGCACCTTCAGCAGTGTAGGGCAGGCAGGGGCTCTAGAATAGACCTCACCTTTGACTGACACCAGAGGGCCGCCTCCCCAGGATTCAGGGACCCAACCCCAGCCTGGGTGCCTGGGCCAGGTGGTATCCACAGTGGGGCAAAGGGTCCCACGCGCAGCGTCGATGGGGCTCAGGGTGGTCAGCCCTGGGCATTACATAAAAGCTGTTTATTTACATCATGTTCTTCAGAGTAACAAACCCCTTCCAGGGCCTCCTCCCTCCGCTCTGAGTTAGGATGACCTCATGTCTGGTGTGGGGTCCAGGGCCCTGACCTTAGGGGCGTGATTCTGCAACAGCATTTAACATTTCCAACCGATTCCTAGAGGCAGGGCTGGAGCCCAGCACCCAGGCCCCAGGCCGCCTCCAGGAAGGGTGGCCAGGGCCCCTGCGGCCGCGTCAGGAGTACTTCGTGTTGGAGATCTTCTTCCAGAGCAGGGTCTTGAGGTGGCTGAGCACCAGCGAGTGATGGGCCTCCACCTGGCTGGCCAGCCCGCTCAGCGTGGTGCAGGTGCGCAGCTGCGTGCCCAGCTCCTCACGGAGGTCCGCGGGCGCGCCCGGCAGCAGGTAGCCCCGCAGCAGCGCACACACCTTGGCCAGGTTGGGCTGGATGAGGTCACCCTTGCACTGCCGCATGAGCCTGTCGCACGGGGCCCTGCAGTCGCGCCCGTAGGTGCAGTCGGCGCTGTGCTCGCAGCGGCGGCCCTGCAGGAAACGGCGCACGGCGGCCTCGGGGGCCACCTGCTGCAGGTCGGCCATCTTGAAGTCGTAGGTGGCCGTATAGCCCACGTTGGCCAGCGTGGTCTCGCACATGTAGAAGGTCCCATAGGCGCCGTGAAAGAGCTCCTCCACGAACTCCAGCAGGCCGATGGCGATCTTGGCCCGCCACGGCCACGCAGGCCCCAACCACTGCTGGAGGGCACTCTGCAGGGCCGGCGGCAGCAGCGGGCGCAGCAGGGGGGGCAGGGTGGCCGCGTGCCAGGCGCCGTGGGGCACGCCCTCGGTGAGGTAGAGGTCCCCGCAGTAGCCCAGCAGTCGGGAGGCGTGCTCCTTCTCCTGCAgggacagcagcagcaggaactCGTTACGCTGCAGCAGGGCCCACACGGACTTGGCTTCCGCCAGTGACACCCGGTTGTCCTTGTTGAAGTCGGCCATGAGCAGGACCTGGCCCACCAGCGCCGGCAGGGAAGGCAGGTCGCCCAGGTTCGCCTGGCATTTGGGACCAAAAGAGAGGAAAACCCAGTTGACTTGGTGTCTGGGAGCGTGACCCGGCCTTGACCCAGTCCTCCCGGCAGAGCGGGTTTCGGGCCAGACCAGCACATCCGCCAGGTCATGGGTCCCAGCCTGCAGCCACACGGGTGAGGCAGCAATGTGCCCACTAACCCTCTGGCCCGTGCTGCGGCTGCCAGACAGACCTCCCTGCCTCCCGGCAGCCTTGGGTGCAGCTGGGGTGCTTGGGGTTGGGCACTTGGGGAGAGAAGCCTCAGAGCTTCCCAGGATGAGAATCGGCCGCTGAGTGCACGCACTGGCTGAAGCCCGGGGAGGCAGCTCCTCTCCGCACGCCCTGGTCTCTACTGGGGGCACCTGCTGTGCTGGACCTGTGGCCCTGGACTGCGGGAGCCTCCTCTTGACCTCAGGGCCTCAACTGCCAGCCTGCCGGTCACCCctacccctgcccccagccctggaGAGGCTCCTTCCTTGGCAGGGCCCCTgcccaggggctgggggctggaagGTCTGCCTGGGACCCACTTGACCCATCTATGCCTTTgcactgggcatgttggtgccaGGGCCACCTGCTGGGCACATGCCCTGGCATGGATTCCTGCCCAGCCCCCCAGGAGAGCTGCCTGACCTTGAGGAAGCTGAGGGTCATCTCCCGAAACTCCTTGATGGAGGTGCCCCGGGTGGGCTTGTCGAACAGCACCAGCTCCCGCCGGGGGGCTGCGTCCGACTGGGCCTTGGAGTCCAGCGCCTCCTCGATGCCACACTTGATGGTCACATCCTTGTCTCGCCAGAGCCCGCTGTAGACCTGGACAGGGCCACAGGACCTCCGTGCAGACATCCCCTGCCCCCTACACGGGCGCGTCAGCCCCAGGCCCCTTCCCCGCCCGAGGCCATACCTGCTGGCCGGGGGCCGCTGAGAGGCAGGTCCTCCACTCCACCAGACGCAGCTCACAGAGGTCCTGGCAGATGGAGCCCGAGATGATGCCCTTGTGGTACTGGTCACACTGAGGGGACAggtgcagggtgtgtgtgtgtgagcgggGGCGGTCATACCTCCGCCCTGCTGAGCCCCTCCCCACTGAGGGGACAGGCATGGAGGGCCAAGCCCCCATCACCGTGGTCACTGTCTCAGCACCCACTGGGTCCCTGTTCTTCGGACATCTTTTCTTAGACCCCCCCCAAACTGCCAGAGCTGGTGACTGGGCTGCCTCCAGCCCACGCCCATCCCTGAGCCACGCTGCGGGCCTGGCACCCTCCCGCTGGCAGGGGCCTCCACTTGCTGCAGTTGGCAGGCTGCCGGCCCCTCGCACAGCCACTGCTGGGCCCTGGCTCATGCCGTCGGCGGCTGCGGGGTGGGCCTGTTGGCTTCAGGGGCAGCCCCGCCGACCCCCGGTCCGGTCCCGTCCCGTCCCCACCGTCCTGGATCCTGTAACGACAGCACAGCCAAGGCCACGGCCTGAACGTGAGACGACACCACACCCAGTGGCCAAGCTGGGCCAGGGTGGGAGGCAGCTCTCCCGCCAGCAGTCCGGCTCTCTGGACCATCCAGGCGTTGGCTGGTGAGCTAGATGCACCGTGTCCCGTGTCTACACCACCAGCTGCGACGTGCGCTCTCCCTGCCTGACTCTCCTTCCCCTCGGGGGACGCCCTGTCTGCCCGGGTCAGTCAGCGAGGAATCTCTGAACTTGTTTTCTGTCCTGATGAATGGACCGAACGGGCAACGGAGCCCTGACCTCCgcctcctctcccagccccacgTGGCCAGTGCCCCGGCTCAACGCTACCGCTGTTGTCAGAACTGTTTGTCAAGACTTAGAAACGGACCCCCGGGGCCCCACAGTGACTCCCCGGCCTGCCCTTCCCGGTCCCACAGGCCCCCTCCTTAGCCAGACCCCCAGGGAGACACTCTTAGTGGTGATTAAATCAGGCCTGGGGCTGGCTGCTACCCCTCCTCAGTCCCCAGCCCAGCTCTGGGAGCCCGGCAGCCCCTGAATCCCAGCGCCTCATGGGAGGTGACAGAGCACGGAGCTGGCCCACCCCTCTGTGTGGGGGGAGAATTTCTGGATGTACAGCCTCTGTTGCCATGGAGCCTGGCAGAGCAGGCTCGGAGGGAGCCGGGAAGGGAGCTTCAGAACATCCCACCCTCCAGGGCTGGAGAGGATGGAAGGTCCCCTGCCTCCCCCGCCTCCCAAACCCCCCACACCCCACGCCCAGTACACCAGGGATGGGGACAGAAGTGAGATGGGCCCACTGGAGGCCGAGGACCCCCCCCACGTGAGTCGTGAAGGCAGCATCTGTGCCAGCAGCACGGAAACGCCGTCTCTTCATCCAGACGGAAGAGGAGGATGAAGGGAATGTGCGCTGGCCCAGCCCTCCGCCTTGCAGGCCCACCCTTCACGGGAAGGTCGTCCCATCACCAGACCAGCCCCCTGCGCCCGGAGCCCCAGACCTGCAGGAGACCCTGCTCCTGGCACACGCTGcccttggccaggctggggctggggctccgGGGTCCCccaggggtggggagatggggctgTCCCTCGGTCCTGGGTGCCTGCCTGCACCTGGCAGGGTGGGAAGGGGCTTCCTCAAAGGCTGAGGCGGGGTAGGGGGTATTCTTGGCCTCCTCGGGCACCCCCACCATGCACCTCGGTCCCCAGCCAGtcccttgttgcccagcctgtctCCCGTCTGCAGCAGGGCCCGGTGGGACTCTGCAGTTCTTGGCCCCTTGAGGGCCCTGGGGGGACCCGGGAGTGGCCCCACCTAGCGCCAGCCTCTGCGCCTCTCTGAGGCATCCAGTGCCCCCACGAGGCGAGGCAGTAGCCTCCTCTGGAAAGGAGGGGATGTCTCCATGGCCCTGAGGTGGCTTTGGGAGAGCTGGGCTTGGCCTGACCTCTGGGAAGGCAGTGAGCAGCTGTGTAGACACCGCTGTGCGAAGGGCCAGGGCgccctgggaaactgaggctgcagcTTCCTCTTGTTTGGGGGACACCTTCTGCTCCTCCGCAGCCTCCGCAGCCAGGCACCCCGTAGGTGGATACTCAGAACCCACCTGGCAATGTGAATCCTCTGCCCACTCCCACCTGCCGCTCCCCCCTACCCCGGCCTGGAGGTCCAGCCCCTCCACCTCCTGTCCTTTCAGGAGTCTCCAGGGTGCACGACTCGGGGCGCAGCCTTCCCCACCCATGGCCCCAGGATAAGCCCAATGTACCACCCCCGTGCCACACTGAGCCTAGAGGCCCCCTGGACTTTGAGGGTGAGCAAGGCCTGGTGCCAGGGGCCTGGAGCCCTCCCGTGGGCTGGCATGGGCTCCAAACAAGTCCCGGGCACAGAAGACCCCATACCCCACTCCACCCTGCCACCTCTGGGCCTCCACATGTGGCCCCTGTCATACACAGCTCTGTGGGGCACAGGTTTGCCCACGGCCACCTGGTGGCTTCATCCACCACCCAGCTGCAGGAGAGGCCCCTCCCCATCTGACGGAGGCAGCGTTGAACCTGGGGTCTCCCTGCGCCCAATATCCCCTTCCATGACTCACAGCAGTTGCTGCTACACGGCAGGTCCTTCTCTGCCCGGGCCCAGCCCCAAAGGGAGCGGAGCCTTGGAACCCTGGTCATCGGCCAGGCTGGGGTCAAAATGGCCTGGGGGACCTGCCTAGCTCTGGGCGAGTCCAGGGTCTGCCAGGAAGACGGAGCTGGAGCTCCCCTCCAGCTAGTCACAGGACGTGGAAAGAGGAGCGGGGTCACCTCGGTGTGGACTCGTGGCCACACTGGCTCCCAgatacacacatgctcacacacgaCACGGGACTCCCTGAGCGGGAGGCTGTGGAGGACACTGCCCTGCTACCTGCCTTGGGGACCCCTGGTCCCAGGGGAGCTAGAAAGGCCACTGAGGCCAGCTGCCCACCCACCCCAGGCTTCCTGCTAAACAGCCTGTCTCTCAAACGTTTCTAGAGTCTGCCCTACTGCCTgcccccagctcccagcctctCCTGCTCTCCAGCAGCTACCCCCATGTCTCCCCCATCCTCCTCCCCCAGCTGGAGGCAGCCCCCCATGTCTACCCTGGGCCCTGtcctccacacccagccagagGCAGCTTTGCAGATTCCACCTGGAAACCCACACACCTCATGGGCCCTGGGCCGGGGAGGAAGGCGTCTCCAGGGCCTGGTGCCCCAGCATCTTGGGCAGCAAGGGGCACGGCCCAGTCCCCAGCCCACACAGCGACACTTACAATGACCGCCTGGCAGATGTGACCGCGACAGAGCTCCGAGTAGGATGAGTAGCGCATGTACACCAACCAGCTGCCCGCAAACACACCCAGCCAGGCCAGGAAGACGCACCTGAGCCTCAGGCCTGGGAGCCGGCCCTGTGGGGGAAGGGCCGCGTGAGGAGTGCCCTCGGGGCACCCACACTCGGGGTGCTCTCACCCCCACTTCCCACAGAACGGGCCTCTGAGTCCACCCCAGTCTTTGCCTGCCACCACCTTGGCTGGCTGGTGCCCCCATCTTCTAGAACCACCCCCAGCTCAGTGACACCCCCCGCCCCGGCTCTGCCTCTCCAGGGTTACACACCAGGGGCTgcagggatggaggtgggggcagcCACTGCCCAGACCTTTCAGTGTCATGGACAGGTACAAATAAATGTCAAAACCAGGGGACTACCAGATGGCCGATCCTTTGCTGAGTGAAGACATTCTTACGAACCCTTCCTGTCCTGACCTCATTTCATAACCGTCACCTCTGCACAAGGCAGGTGAGCAGTGCCCACCAGGAGCGCTGCTGCCCATATTATCCCCACTGTGATGCAGACTTCTGGGAAGTCCCAGCCGGACCAGGCCAGCAGGGAGAACCAGGTTTGGAGAACAGGGGGCGGCTGGACCCCAACCCAGCCACATCCAGGAAGCCTTTAAGAGACGCAGGTCCAAGGTGCagagactcacacctgtaatcccagccctctgggaggctgaggcaggtggatcgcttgagcccaggagtttgagaccatcctgggcaacatagtgaaatcctgtctctacaaaaatacaaaaattagctgggcatggtggctcaccctgtaatcccagctatctgggagactaaggcaggtggatcgcttgagcccaggagctggaaaccagcctgggcaacacagtgaaatcctgtctctactaaaaataccagcattagccgggcatggtgactcgcaccggtagtcccagctacttgggaggctgaggcaggaggactgattgaacccaggaggttgaagctgcagtgagctgcgattgcacaccacaccagcctgggtggcaaagtgagatcctgtctcaaaaaaaaaaaaaaagacgtagaTTCAGACACTGATGTTCACAACGGCCCAGCGGTGGCCAGTGTTTGAGTTCACAGCGGGGGATGGACAAGTAGAGGCGGTCTGTCCACACCTCGGAGCATGACGGCACCGAGGAGCAAGGAGATCCTGACAGTCACCACAGCAGGGAGGAACCCAGGGACAAGAGGCTCCTGACACGAGCCGTCACCGAAGGACAAAGCCTGCAGGACCTTACTTACACGAGGTCCCTGCAGTCACCAAAaccacagagacaggaaggagagtgagggagccgggggctgggaggggtggcAGTGTGTGTTTGATGGGGACAGAGCTTCAGTTTGAGGGACGGAGATCTGTGTGGACAGAGGGAGGCGGTCGCCACACAAGGTGAATGTATTTAGTGTCACTAAACTGCACTTTGACAGGGTTAAGATGATACATTTTACgctatgcatattttaccacaattaaaaattaaggccggggctgggcacagtggctcacgcctataatcccagcactttgggaggccggggtgggtggatcacgagatcaagagatcgagaccatcctggtcaacatgatgaaaccccgtctctactaaaaatacaaaaaattagctgggcatggtggcgtgtgcctgtagtcccagctactcaggagactgaggcaggagaattgcctgaacccaggaggcagaggttgcggtgagccgagatcgcgccattgcactccagcctgggtaacaagagcgacactccgtctcaaaaaaaaaaaaaaaaaaattaaggccgggcacagtggctcacgcctgtaatcccaacactttgggaggcagcagtgggtcacctgaagtctaggcaggtggatcacctgaggtggggaattcaagaccagcctgagcaacatggtgacatgccgtctctaccaaaaatacaaaattagctgggtgtggtggtgcatgcctgtaactccagctactcgggaggctgaggcaggagaatcgtttgaaccccagaggtggaggttgtggtgagctgagatcacgccattgtactccagcctgggcaacaagtgcaaaactccatctagaaaaatccaaaaattagccgggtgtggtggcacacacctgtaatcccagctactcaggaggctgaggcaggagaattgcttgaacccaggaggcagaggttgcagtgagccgagattgcaccactagactccagccggggcaacagagtaagactctgtcataaaaaaaaaaaaaaaaaaaaaaagtaaccacaCAGTCCCTGGCCCCTTCCTAAAGCTCTGACCCAGATGTCTGGGAACTGGCTTTTAGGGAGGGCTCCAGGTCCCTCTGCCGTCCTCAgtccctctgcctcagtttccctactgGCACAGGCTCTAGCATGCTGGCTCACGGTGCTGGGTGAGCCATCCCCACCTAGGCCTCCAAGCTGGGCTTGCAAGGGTGACAGCCAGGAACAGCTGTGTGTCACTaccctctccccagcctcctAGCAAATTTCAGGCCCCTCAGGCACTGTCCAGGAGGGGCCAGCAGAGGGGACTTGTCCCATGCAGGGGCTCAGACATCCCTGACGTGCAGCTGAAGGCAGAAGGGTCCAGGCTTGGGGGCCAGTTTCCCCCCAGAGAGGCCCCACTGCTGGCTCCAAGCGCCCTTGTGGCCTCCTGTCCACCAGTGGCCAGGGGGAGGATGCCCGCTGGTCAAATCTCCTCCTGGGAGGGCCTGGCCACACCCCTACCTGGCCAAGTCAGGGCCCCCGTCAGAGGTCATGGGCTACAGCTCTGCCCTTGCCATGAGTAGGGGCCTCCTTCCTAAATGAGGCCACCAGCCTCTCAATGAAGACAAGGCAGCTGGGGtcatttttctggttctttctggaGAGGTCGGCCATGGCCTCCTGCTTCCCCGGCATCCACCCAGTGGTGGCCACCTCAGGCAGGGCTACAGAGGGAGGACTCCCAGCAGTCAGGGAAGGGCCCAGAGCTCCGGTGGCAGTGGGGTCCCGGGGGGCCTGGAACAGGCGGCGTGGCTGGTGGGGGAGCCCTCCAGGCCCGGGTGGGTTCCGCCCCCTCAGACGACTCGTCCTGGGCACTGTGTCTGTTTCCGGCAGATTTCCTCAAGATGAAAAACAGGAAAGCAGAGAAGTGGTGCGGCGTGGGAGTTCTGGCAGGATAAGGGCCGGCGGCTCCCTCTGGGGTGAACATGCCAAGGCAGGGCCATGGAGGGGGGCCCAGCATGGGCAGGGCCTCGGAGGAAGCCAGGAGGGGGAGGCTGTGGCCGGCCGGGGCCCAGGAGTGACCCCGGCAGGAGGCAGTGATGCCAAGCTGGGGACTTGCCTCGTTCTGCTCCCCAGCGCCCTGTCTGGACTTGGGCCACGGCCTGTTTCCGCCTGGCCGGCTCTGGTTCATCCCCAGctcttttgttgttcttttgagacggggtcttgctgtgttgcccaagctggggtacagcggtgcagtcacagctcagtGTAGTCACAGCTCCCAGTGGATCCTCCCACcaagcctcccaaggtgctggcacTACGGGAatgagtcaccttgcccagccttcCCCCAGGCCTTGATCATACACGGGCACTTCCCCAGCTGCCATCCCTGACCCGCTCTGGGTCCTGGGGTCCCAAGCAGCTGCTCTGCAAGGCCCCCACAGTGCTCCCTGGCCCACCCTGACTCCCGGGCCTGGCACAGCTTGAGTGTGGAAGTTGCCCCACCAGCCGGGACCTGGGCCGGGTCTTTGCAGGGGCAGGCAGGGACCAGCTCCGGGTGAAGCCACTTCGAGGGTGTGGAGGGTCGTCCAGGGGCTGCGACAGCATCATAGGCCTCAGCCCAGCAGGTGCAGACCGTGGGCTGGGAGCCCCACAGCACTAACCCAGGAGGGCAGTTCACAAGGCCAGGAAACTGAGCCCATGCCACAGGAGGGGCAGGGTGGGCTCCCACTGGAGCTCTGGTCCTGAGCCAGCCACCCTGGGAGCAGCCCGCACCCCTCTCCTGCCATTCCTGGGCGGAGCTCCCGGCATCAGCatctgttctgcagctgctggtCCAGGCCCTTCCTCCAGGCAGGGGACCACTGCCTGCCCCACCTCCCGGCGATTGGGGTGGTCTCACACCCTTTAGCTCAACCCTgccccagggctgggctgggatGGGACCACCACACCCTGAAGTCCCGGGTGGGCACAGAGGGACTCGCTGCAACCTGAGTTGCTGGGTTCCACACCCTCTTCCCAGAAGGGGAGCTGAGGCCAGCCAGGCCCTGAGCCGA
The sequence above is a segment of the Saimiri boliviensis isolate mSaiBol1 chromosome 2, mSaiBol1.pri, whole genome shotgun sequence genome. Coding sequences within it:
- the DIPK1B gene encoding divergent protein kinase domain 1B isoform X1 gives rise to the protein MMLSQPLDDPPHPRSGFTRSWSLPAPAKTRPSLGNTARPRLKRTTKELGMNQSRPGGNRPWPKSRQGAGEQNEGRLPGLRLRCVFLAWLGVFAGSWLVYMRYSSYSELCRGHICQAVICDQYHKGIISGSICQDLCELRLVEWRTCLSAAPGQQVYSGLWRDKDVTIKCGIEEALDSKAQSDAAPRRELVLFDKPTRGTSIKEFREMTLSFLKANLGDLPSLPALVGQVLLMADFNKDNRVSLAEAKSVWALLQRNEFLLLLSLQEKEHASRLLGYCGDLYLTEGVPHGAWHAATLPPLLRPLLPPALQSALQQWLGPAWPWRAKIAIGLLEFVEELFHGAYGTFYMCETTLANVGYTATYDFKMADLQQVAPEAAVRRFLQGRRCEHSADCTYGRDCRAPCDRLMRQCKGDLIQPNLAKVCALLRGYLLPGAPADLREELGTQLRTCTTLSGLASQVEAHHSLVLSHLKTLLWKKISNTKYS
- the DIPK1B gene encoding divergent protein kinase domain 1B isoform X3; translated protein: MRRLRRLAHLVLFCPFSKGLQGRLPGLRLRCVFLAWLGVFAGSWLVYMRYSSYSELCRGHICQAVICDQYHKGIISGSICQDLCELRLVEWRTCLSAAPGQQVYSGLWRDKDVTIKCGIEEALDSKAQSDAAPRRELVLFDKPTRGTSIKEFREMTLSFLKANLGDLPSLPALVGQVLLMADFNKDNRVSLAEAKSVWALLQRNEFLLLLSLQEKEHASRLLGYCGDLYLTEGVPHGAWHAATLPPLLRPLLPPALQSALQQWLGPAWPWRAKIAIGLLEFVEELFHGAYGTFYMCETTLANVGYTATYDFKMADLQQVAPEAAVRRFLQGRRCEHSADCTYGRDCRAPCDRLMRQCKGDLIQPNLAKVCALLRGYLLPGAPADLREELGTQLRTCTTLSGLASQVEAHHSLVLSHLKTLLWKKISNTKYS
- the DIPK1B gene encoding divergent protein kinase domain 1B isoform X4, whose translation is MMLSQPLDDPPHPRSGFTRSWSLPAPAKTRPSLGNTARPRLKRTTKELGMNQSRPGGNRPWPKSRQGAGEQNEGRLPGLRLRCVFLAWLGVFAGSWLVYMRYSSYSELCRGHICQAVICDQYHKGIISGSICQDLCELRLVEWRTCLSAAPGQQVYSGLWRDKDVTIKCGIEEALDSKAQSDAAPRRELVLFDKPTRGTSIKEFREMTLSFLKEKEHASRLLGYCGDLYLTEGVPHGAWHAATLPPLLRPLLPPALQSALQQWLGPAWPWRAKIAIGLLEFVEELFHGAYGTFYMCETTLANVGYTATYDFKMADLQQVAPEAAVRRFLQGRRCEHSADCTYGRDCRAPCDRLMRQCKGDLIQPNLAKVCALLRGYLLPGAPADLREELGTQLRTCTTLSGLASQVEAHHSLVLSHLKTLLWKKISNTKYS
- the DIPK1B gene encoding divergent protein kinase domain 1B isoform X5; translation: MSQGPAVAVRGAGSLPTACDQYHKGIISGSICQDLCELRLVEWRTCLSAAPGQQVYSGLWRDKDVTIKCGIEEALDSKAQSDAAPRRELVLFDKPTRGTSIKEFREMTLSFLKANLGDLPSLPALVGQVLLMADFNKDNRVSLAEAKSVWALLQRNEFLLLLSLQEKEHASRLLGYCGDLYLTEGVPHGAWHAATLPPLLRPLLPPALQSALQQWLGPAWPWRAKIAIGLLEFVEELFHGAYGTFYMCETTLANVGYTATYDFKMADLQQVAPEAAVRRFLQGRRCEHSADCTYGRDCRAPCDRLMRQCKGDLIQPNLAKVCALLRGYLLPGAPADLREELGTQLRTCTTLSGLASQVEAHHSLVLSHLKTLLWKKISNTKYS
- the DIPK1B gene encoding divergent protein kinase domain 1B isoform X2, which encodes MNQSRPGGNRPWPKSRQGAGEQNEGRLPGLRLRCVFLAWLGVFAGSWLVYMRYSSYSELCRGHICQAVICDQYHKGIISGSICQDLCELRLVEWRTCLSAAPGQQVYSGLWRDKDVTIKCGIEEALDSKAQSDAAPRRELVLFDKPTRGTSIKEFREMTLSFLKANLGDLPSLPALVGQVLLMADFNKDNRVSLAEAKSVWALLQRNEFLLLLSLQEKEHASRLLGYCGDLYLTEGVPHGAWHAATLPPLLRPLLPPALQSALQQWLGPAWPWRAKIAIGLLEFVEELFHGAYGTFYMCETTLANVGYTATYDFKMADLQQVAPEAAVRRFLQGRRCEHSADCTYGRDCRAPCDRLMRQCKGDLIQPNLAKVCALLRGYLLPGAPADLREELGTQLRTCTTLSGLASQVEAHHSLVLSHLKTLLWKKISNTKYS